A DNA window from Patagioenas fasciata isolate bPatFas1 chromosome 1, bPatFas1.hap1, whole genome shotgun sequence contains the following coding sequences:
- the STX19 gene encoding syntaxin-19, translating into MRDRLQELKLRVKELQIAGENNSTTVQEEEQEEFEQQAIIYEKEPITERHLHEIQKLQNEVNNLVDEVNKFSQQQKSLVSSMRRFSVLKKESNIAREIKIQAEHIRKYLDELSKTVKKAENEHGPSSATVRILAYQHAFLSRRYLNAMLSYNDAITAKQEKCRRFIVRQLEVAGKEVSEEEVNNMLQQGKWEIFNENLLTEVKITKAQLSEIEQRQKELVNLENQIKDLKELFRQISVLVEEQGEMINNIEISMNNTQEYTQVSKEKFGLAVKYRKRNPCKALCCWCCPCCK; encoded by the coding sequence ATGAGGGACCGCCTCCAAGAGCTTAAACTGAGAGTTAAGGAACTACAGATAGCTGGGGAAAACAACAGCACAACTGTACAAGAAGAAGAGCAGGAGGAGTTTGAACAGCAGGCCATCATTTATGAAAAAGAGCCCATAACTGAAAGGCACTTGCATGAAATCCAGAAGCTTCAGAATGAAGTTAATAATTTGGTGGATGAAGTTAATAAATTCagtcaacaacaaaaaagcctggTATCTTCAATGAGAAGATTCAGTGTTCTTAAAAAGGAATCTAACAtagcaagagaaataaaaattcaagCAGAGCACATACGAAAATATTTGGATGAACTgtcaaaaacagtgaaaaaagctgaaaatgaaCATGGGCCATCAAGTGCCACAGTAAGAATTCTAGCTTATCAGCACGCTTTCTTATCCCGACGTTACCTAAATGCTATGCTTTCATACAACGATGCTATAACTGCTAAGCAAGAGAAATGCAGAAGATTTATTGTCCGTCAGCTTGAAGTAGCTGGTAAAGAGGTATCTGAGGAAGAAGTCAACAACATGCTCCAACAAGGAAAATGGGAGATCTTCAATGAAAATCTACTCACTGAAGTCAAAATTACCAAAGCTCAGCTTTCGGAGATTGAACAGAGACAGAAAGAACTAGTCAATCTGGAGAACCAGATCAAAGACTTAAAGGAACTCTTTAGACAGATATCAGTTCTGGTGGAGGAGCAAGGAGAGATGATCAACAACATTGAAATCAGTATGAACAACACTCAGGAATACACTCAAGTATCTAAAGAAAAATTTGGGCTTGCAGTCAAGTATCGAAAAAGAAACCCTTGCAAAGCACTATGCTGCTGGTGTTGTCCGTGTTGCAAATGA